From a region of the Chitinophaga caseinilytica genome:
- a CDS encoding RagB/SusD family nutrient uptake outer membrane protein, producing MKQIAILILTMLVMAGCSDALEEKPQSIAAELFYNTPAEVEAGLNAIYVPIRRGSTLGALYECQHEIYTEYMYGRGSHAPLNDFTGLDQTNVTRVGDMWAAFYESIRNANIVIERAPLGKKLSPAQVDVYLAEAKFLRALNYFYLVRNWGGVPIRDEKNMNDRELARNSQEQVYAFILADLEWAEPKLPDNPRLSGAPSKSSARALLTDVYMNLHQYDKARDMAVNIINSGKFSLVKVDVAEDFEKVFGADISTSPEEIFYLKYARVPNGQGFSYPMYCHYPNSGFYPPGGYYTFYSDSEQNPFIKSWDKNDLRYTFNWYPQTFGLGSTTILLKKFKDKQAVSAGGNDYPMYRYADILLFYAECVAQAGAPNADAMEKLNMVRRRAYGKNPLTADPAIDFKLADYSGKQAFIDLVVRERGYENCGESKRWLDLKRLGIAKQVILAGKGKTMADRHLLWPIPVIETNYNKAIDPVKDQNPGY from the coding sequence CCTCAACGCCATTTACGTGCCCATCCGCCGCGGCAGCACGCTCGGCGCACTGTACGAATGCCAGCACGAGATTTATACCGAATATATGTATGGCCGCGGCAGCCACGCGCCGCTGAACGATTTCACGGGGCTCGACCAAACCAACGTGACCCGCGTGGGCGATATGTGGGCCGCGTTTTACGAATCCATCCGCAATGCGAACATCGTCATCGAAAGGGCGCCGCTGGGGAAGAAATTGTCGCCGGCGCAGGTAGACGTGTACCTGGCCGAAGCGAAATTCCTGCGTGCGCTCAACTATTTCTACCTTGTCCGCAACTGGGGCGGCGTGCCAATCCGCGACGAAAAGAACATGAACGACCGGGAGCTGGCGCGCAATTCGCAGGAGCAAGTGTACGCATTCATCCTGGCAGACCTGGAATGGGCAGAACCGAAATTGCCGGACAACCCGCGGCTGAGCGGCGCGCCGTCGAAATCGTCGGCCAGGGCGCTGCTGACGGATGTGTATATGAACCTCCACCAGTACGATAAAGCGCGCGACATGGCGGTCAACATCATCAATTCCGGGAAATTCAGTCTCGTGAAAGTGGACGTCGCGGAGGATTTCGAGAAAGTTTTCGGGGCGGATATTTCCACTTCGCCGGAAGAGATTTTTTACCTGAAATATGCGCGGGTGCCTAATGGACAAGGGTTTTCATATCCCATGTACTGTCATTACCCCAATTCCGGGTTTTATCCGCCGGGAGGATATTATACTTTTTACAGCGATTCCGAGCAAAATCCTTTCATCAAAAGCTGGGATAAGAACGATCTGCGCTATACATTTAACTGGTACCCGCAAACGTTCGGTCTTGGGTCTACCACCATCCTGCTGAAGAAGTTCAAGGACAAGCAGGCGGTTTCGGCCGGGGGGAACGATTATCCCATGTACCGTTATGCCGACATCCTGTTGTTTTACGCGGAATGCGTGGCGCAGGCGGGTGCGCCCAATGCCGACGCGATGGAGAAACTGAATATGGTGCGCCGCAGGGCTTACGGAAAAAATCCCCTGACGGCCGATCCTGCGATAGATTTCAAGCTGGCAGACTACAGCGGCAAACAGGCGTTCATCGACCTGGTGGTGCGCGAGCGCGGGTATGAAAATTGCGGGGAGTCGAAGCGGTGGCTCGATCTGAAGCGGCTCGGCATCGCCAAACAGGTCATCCTGGCCGGGAAAGGAAAGACGATGGCCGACAGGCATCTGCTCTGGCCGATCCCGGTAATAGAAACGAATTATAACAAAGCCATAGATCCCGTGAAGGATCAGAATCCCGGTTACTAA